From a region of the Opitutales bacterium genome:
- a CDS encoding ABC transporter ATP-binding protein, whose amino-acid sequence MSSVDLVQASDLTRDFPAELKGYRIRAVDSLSFSMRPGSVMGLLGPNGSGKSTTIKMILGLLRPTSGTLTVNGKAPTDRLTRRHIGYLPEAPYFQKFLTGREFVQSMGRLSGLKGDGLNERTQVVLEQVDMMGAADRRIGTYSKGMLQRIGLAQALVHDPEFLILDEPTAGVDPIGSAAIARLILDLKRTGKSILLCSHLLTEVEGLCDQLLMLYRGRMLLSGTTEDILEAGDVWSLQVSGYAMNRESAARMALEVEGLKLISARASGRHLSDVFLEKIHAVEADRDD is encoded by the coding sequence ATGAGTAGCGTGGACCTGGTACAAGCAAGTGATCTCACCCGAGATTTCCCTGCTGAGTTGAAAGGCTACCGTATCCGCGCCGTGGATAGCCTGTCATTTTCCATGCGCCCTGGGTCTGTGATGGGTTTGCTGGGACCGAATGGCTCTGGGAAGTCGACGACGATCAAAATGATTCTCGGTCTCTTGCGCCCGACTTCGGGAACCTTGACCGTCAACGGCAAGGCTCCGACAGACCGCCTCACGCGGCGTCACATCGGTTATTTGCCTGAAGCCCCCTATTTTCAGAAATTTCTTACGGGGCGGGAGTTTGTTCAATCGATGGGTCGCCTCTCGGGTTTGAAGGGTGATGGGCTTAATGAGCGGACCCAGGTCGTGCTTGAGCAGGTCGATATGATGGGTGCGGCAGACCGGCGAATTGGCACCTATTCAAAAGGCATGCTGCAACGCATTGGTCTGGCGCAAGCTCTGGTGCACGATCCGGAATTCCTTATTCTTGATGAGCCGACCGCCGGTGTAGACCCGATCGGGTCGGCCGCTATCGCGCGCCTCATTCTGGATCTCAAACGTACCGGTAAATCGATCTTGCTGTGCTCTCATTTGCTGACGGAAGTCGAGGGGCTATGTGATCAGCTGTTGATGCTCTATCGGGGAAGGATGCTTCTCTCGGGGACTACCGAAGACATCTTGGAGGCGGGCGATGTCTGGTCGCTACAGGTGAGTGGATACGCAATGAATCGGGAGAGCGCGGCCCGCATGGCGCTTGAGGTCGAGGGGCTCAAGCTGATATCGGCACGGGCGTCGGGGCGGCACTTATCCGACGTGTTTCTGGAAAAAATTCACGCTGTGGAGGCTGATCGGGATGACTAA
- a CDS encoding tetratricopeptide repeat protein yields MSVLVRAEKPRDWTHAFRFVVVLFVACTASATLQSLAPKGTLVSHAETMLAQPAAVNDIVVDAGSGVIWGVLGGFRTIVADFLFLRGYIAWEDRKLTEYETLAELAVLVDPRPEIFWKFASTTIAFDMPVWRIEEGGGMENVPLSVQRRIRLEHMERAVAFLEKGAARFPENPMFPIEMGKIVLNASEDFDRTAELFLRAWRMDTAPPFIGRLISRVLESAGRPEEGLQILRRDLERIDPNHPEGFIPLIHQRISELEEIVGSD; encoded by the coding sequence TTGAGCGTGTTAGTTCGGGCAGAGAAACCTCGTGATTGGACGCATGCTTTTCGTTTCGTGGTGGTTTTATTTGTGGCATGCACGGCTTCCGCGACTTTGCAGAGCTTGGCTCCAAAGGGTACCCTGGTGTCACACGCGGAAACGATGTTGGCCCAGCCTGCTGCTGTAAATGATATCGTCGTTGATGCGGGATCGGGAGTGATTTGGGGGGTCCTCGGGGGCTTTCGGACCATCGTGGCCGATTTTCTTTTTTTGCGTGGTTACATTGCTTGGGAAGATCGGAAGTTGACCGAGTATGAGACCCTGGCTGAGCTGGCGGTCTTGGTAGATCCCAGGCCGGAGATTTTCTGGAAATTTGCTTCTACGACCATCGCTTTTGATATGCCTGTCTGGCGAATTGAGGAAGGAGGGGGTATGGAAAACGTTCCCCTAAGTGTGCAGCGCCGCATTCGTTTGGAGCATATGGAGCGGGCGGTGGCGTTTCTTGAGAAGGGAGCCGCTCGGTTCCCCGAGAATCCTATGTTCCCGATTGAGATGGGCAAAATCGTGCTGAATGCCTCGGAGGATTTTGATCGCACAGCAGAGCTTTTCCTTCGTGCCTGGCGGATGGATACTGCGCCACCCTTCATCGGACGATTAATCTCACGCGTTTTAGAGTCGGCAGGGCGTCCTGAAGAGGGCCTGCAAATTTTGCGTCGAGACCTTGAGCGGATCGATCCAAACCACCCGGAGGGGTTTATTCCCCTGATCCATCAGCGAATTTCGGAACTCGAGGAAATTGTCGGTTCTGACTAG
- a CDS encoding acylphosphatase — protein sequence MALDTAAIRQEVWFSGHVQGVGFRYQTRQVSMEFDVSGTVQNLLDGRVHLVAEGEGKEVTAFMDEVSHQMSSYIKDVETSEVLDPSGLSGFSII from the coding sequence ATGGCACTCGATACAGCGGCGATACGGCAAGAAGTCTGGTTTTCCGGGCATGTCCAGGGGGTCGGATTTCGATACCAAACTCGACAGGTTTCCATGGAGTTTGATGTCTCGGGAACGGTGCAGAATTTATTGGACGGTCGGGTGCATTTGGTCGCCGAGGGGGAGGGGAAGGAGGTAACGGCGTTCATGGATGAGGTTAGCCACCAGATGAGCAGTTATATTAAAGACGTCGAAACGAGCGAGGTGTTGGATCCGAGCGGTCTGAGTGGTTTCTCAATCATCTAA
- a CDS encoding ABC transporter permease subunit — MTNLWIIAGLTWREALRQKFVLATVFCSLGLVLSSLFFRQFDFGGQELKFVRDFGFGAMTLFGALLCIFATGQLFFSDLENRTVHLILARPVSRWVFVLGKALGVLCVVWAYLAAIGLTLALLLAWQSSQMDGSVAIVWSDLLVYLWLQGVRSCALVGVTLLVASYARSQLLTVMVGVILWIVFQLQHLARDAWENGAEGWQAIGVGLLRFCVPDFQLFDLGDQLVLRDSGVLEWGAFVQVSAYGLGFAVLYVSLAMFIFRKREI, encoded by the coding sequence ATGACTAATTTATGGATCATCGCGGGCCTTACCTGGCGAGAAGCGCTGCGGCAGAAATTTGTCCTGGCCACGGTATTTTGCAGCCTCGGCCTTGTGCTGAGCAGCCTGTTTTTTAGGCAGTTCGACTTTGGAGGGCAGGAGCTAAAATTTGTGCGCGATTTCGGCTTTGGCGCGATGACGCTGTTTGGGGCGTTGCTGTGTATTTTTGCGACGGGGCAACTCTTTTTCAGCGATCTGGAAAATCGCACGGTCCACCTCATTCTTGCACGACCGGTATCCCGGTGGGTCTTTGTGTTGGGCAAAGCCTTGGGTGTGCTGTGCGTTGTCTGGGCGTATCTGGCAGCTATTGGGCTGACCTTGGCACTACTGCTTGCATGGCAAAGTTCTCAAATGGATGGTAGCGTGGCGATCGTCTGGAGTGATCTGCTGGTATATCTTTGGCTTCAAGGTGTACGCAGTTGTGCGCTTGTCGGTGTCACGTTGTTGGTCGCTTCCTATGCGCGCAGCCAACTGCTGACGGTCATGGTGGGGGTCATTCTTTGGATTGTATTCCAGCTCCAGCATCTGGCGCGCGATGCTTGGGAAAATGGGGCGGAGGGTTGGCAGGCAATCGGTGTCGGGCTGTTGCGTTTTTGTGTGCCTGATTTTCAGCTATTCGATCTGGGTGATCAATTGGTGCTGCGGGATTCGGGTGTGCTCGAGTGGGGGGCCTTCGTCCAGGTATCGGCTTATGGTTTGGGATTTGCGGTTTTGTATGTGAGTCTAGCGATGTTCATTTTTCGGAAGCGGGAGATTTGA
- a CDS encoding Na(+)/H(+) antiporter subunit B (subunit B of antiporter complex involved in resistance to high concentrations of Na+, K+, Li+ and/or alkali), whose product MNNFLLSKTGRLLFPFLLIMSLIVLYRGHNLPGGGFIGGLMAATAFILYALGDSIQAARQKLRVDPVILMAVGLLIAVVSGFFSMFLGKGFMTGLWLPTLKLPLLGTVHLGTPLIFDVGVFLTVIGFTLHTTFSFAKITHLEDDEEEES is encoded by the coding sequence ATGAATAACTTTTTGCTGAGTAAAACGGGCCGACTGTTGTTTCCGTTCCTTTTAATCATGTCGCTGATCGTCCTTTACCGTGGCCACAATCTACCCGGGGGCGGATTCATCGGAGGGCTGATGGCAGCGACTGCATTCATCCTTTATGCATTGGGAGACTCTATCCAGGCGGCACGCCAGAAGCTCAGAGTCGACCCGGTTATCTTGATGGCAGTGGGGTTGCTAATCGCAGTTGTGAGCGGTTTTTTCTCTATGTTTTTAGGTAAAGGATTCATGACCGGTCTATGGTTGCCTACTCTGAAGCTGCCTCTTCTGGGAACCGTACACCTGGGGACGCCGCTCATTTTTGACGTGGGCGTTTTCCTGACGGTCATTGGCTTCACCCTGCACACGACCTTCAGTTTCGCGAAGATCACTCACTTGGAAGATGACGAGGAGGAAGAAAGCTAA
- a CDS encoding putative monovalent cation/H+ antiporter subunit A — translation MILSLLIIFLCALLAPLVVKVAKDASGYILALGPLAACALMAQHIPSIYNGEPITTHVDWFSSLGVAFALKLDGLSMLMGLLVTGVGALVVIYAGGYLHGHHQLGRFFLYLLAFMGSMLGLVLSDNLLMLFIFWEGTSITSYLLIGFNHTQKESRWKSLQALLVTGFGAVAMLAGFILIGTVAGTYSLSEINLSGDELRSSPLYLAMIVLVLLGAFTKSAQVPFHFWLPNAMAAPTPVSSYLHSATMVKAGVFLMARLNPGLGQTPEWSWTLTIFGSITLLLAVVIGLFQADLKRILAYTTLAVLGMLTMLLGVGTELAFQSMVVFLFGHALYKAALFMSAGSIDHEAGTRDVTRLSGLRTLMPMTAIAAGLAALSKSGFPPFFGFIGKEYVYKAGVAMEGVQQYVLGAAFVGNLIMLALAFKVGVAPYWGKKAENLPKKPHEAPVSMWIGPMILAVLGLVFGLFPQLVAGSLVAPAVSAIEGQKVELTLKLWHGINLPLLISIATVAGGLVLFSMRKAVWQRADAILERLKGFGAEAAYEKIFHGTVAFSKWQTRVLQSGYLHNYVFIIVATTAGLLAWALFNFGGLEFSLNWRDLDFLVIGLAVVMILATIIAATSDTRITSLVALGVVGFGVALIFVYFGAPDLAVTQLLVETLVVVLFMFVIARLPTFRALSAKATRVRDAVLALVFGTLITVLTLKAMTIQFEHPIAERLAEMSYVEAKGKNVVNVILVDFRAIDTMGEIVVVAAGALGIAALVAMGRGKKEDEPS, via the coding sequence ATAATTCTTAGCCTCCTGATTATTTTTCTGTGCGCGCTCCTCGCTCCGCTCGTGGTGAAGGTAGCGAAAGATGCCTCTGGCTACATTTTGGCCTTGGGGCCGTTGGCGGCTTGCGCACTTATGGCGCAACACATACCAAGCATCTACAATGGGGAGCCAATCACGACCCACGTGGATTGGTTTTCGTCCCTCGGCGTCGCTTTTGCGCTGAAACTCGATGGTCTCTCGATGCTCATGGGCTTGCTGGTGACTGGGGTTGGCGCGTTGGTTGTAATCTACGCAGGCGGTTATCTCCATGGGCACCATCAGCTCGGTCGATTCTTCCTATACCTTTTGGCATTCATGGGGTCGATGCTCGGACTCGTGTTGTCGGATAACCTGTTGATGCTCTTCATTTTTTGGGAGGGCACGAGCATCACATCTTACCTCCTGATCGGCTTCAATCATACCCAGAAGGAATCGCGCTGGAAGTCGTTACAGGCGCTTTTGGTGACTGGGTTTGGAGCCGTGGCCATGCTGGCTGGTTTCATCCTGATCGGGACAGTCGCGGGGACCTACAGCCTGAGCGAAATCAACCTGTCTGGTGATGAGTTGCGCTCGAGCCCTCTGTATTTGGCAATGATCGTTTTGGTGCTTCTCGGAGCATTCACCAAGAGCGCTCAGGTGCCTTTCCATTTCTGGCTCCCCAATGCGATGGCGGCGCCGACTCCGGTAAGTTCATACCTGCACTCGGCGACCATGGTAAAGGCGGGCGTCTTCCTCATGGCGCGGCTTAATCCGGGTCTCGGACAGACTCCTGAATGGTCATGGACGTTGACTATTTTTGGCAGCATCACGTTGTTGCTCGCGGTGGTGATCGGTCTGTTTCAGGCGGATCTCAAACGGATTTTGGCCTACACGACCTTGGCGGTCCTGGGTATGTTAACCATGTTGCTGGGCGTCGGCACCGAGCTGGCTTTTCAATCGATGGTAGTCTTTCTATTTGGGCATGCCCTCTACAAAGCTGCTTTGTTTATGAGTGCAGGTTCCATCGATCACGAGGCTGGTACGCGTGACGTCACGCGTCTGAGTGGCCTCAGGACTCTGATGCCGATGACGGCGATTGCTGCAGGTCTTGCTGCTTTGTCGAAGTCGGGTTTCCCTCCGTTTTTTGGATTTATCGGCAAGGAGTATGTCTACAAGGCCGGCGTGGCCATGGAGGGTGTTCAACAGTATGTCTTGGGCGCGGCGTTTGTTGGTAATCTCATCATGCTAGCATTGGCGTTCAAAGTCGGCGTGGCTCCCTATTGGGGAAAAAAGGCAGAGAATTTGCCCAAGAAACCGCACGAAGCACCAGTTAGCATGTGGATCGGTCCCATGATCTTGGCGGTGCTGGGCCTGGTGTTTGGCCTGTTTCCACAGTTGGTAGCTGGCAGCTTGGTAGCTCCGGCGGTTTCGGCGATTGAGGGGCAAAAAGTGGAGCTGACACTCAAGCTATGGCACGGGATCAATCTACCTTTGTTGATTAGCATCGCGACGGTTGCGGGCGGTTTGGTGCTTTTTTCGATGCGCAAAGCGGTATGGCAACGGGCGGATGCAATCCTAGAGCGTCTCAAAGGTTTTGGAGCCGAGGCTGCCTATGAGAAGATTTTCCACGGCACAGTGGCTTTTTCCAAATGGCAGACCCGGGTGCTTCAGTCGGGTTATCTGCATAATTATGTATTTATTATTGTAGCGACGACGGCGGGGCTCTTGGCCTGGGCGCTCTTTAACTTTGGTGGATTGGAGTTTTCGCTCAACTGGCGTGACTTGGACTTCCTCGTGATCGGCCTGGCGGTGGTCATGATTTTAGCGACGATCATTGCAGCTACGAGTGACACGCGGATTACTTCTTTGGTCGCGCTGGGAGTAGTGGGTTTTGGTGTGGCGCTGATCTTTGTCTACTTTGGTGCTCCTGACCTAGCCGTGACGCAGCTTCTCGTAGAGACGTTGGTGGTAGTGCTCTTCATGTTTGTTATTGCACGCTTGCCCACCTTTCGCGCGCTCTCTGCCAAGGCGACACGCGTGCGTGACGCGGTGCTTGCTCTTGTTTTTGGCACCCTGATCACGGTCCTGACTTTAAAGGCCATGACGATCCAGTTTGAGCACCCGATTGCGGAACGCCTGGCTGAAATGAGCTATGTTGAAGCGAAGGGTAAGAATGTCGTCAACGTCATCCTCGTGGATTTCCGGGCTATCGATACCATGGGCGAGATCGTTGTCGTCGCTGCAGGCGCCCTGGGTATCGCGGCGCTCGTAGCTATGGGGCGTGGTAAAAAAGAGGATGAGCCGTCATGA